The window TGCAATCGACCATCCGGCACCATAGATACTCGCCGATACTAAGAGCCAGATTTTAGAGACACCAGGGCTTGCTCTCACGTACGCAAAATGATACAACTTGTGGACTACAATCTAGGAGGGTTAGCAATGGTAACAGAGGTATTAAGTGATCCCGGTGCATACGCCAGCCGGGTAGAGGAAGGCGTGCCACTGAGGAGTTTGAGCGGCTGGTATGCGGCACCGTTTGTTGACCCGCTCATGGGAAAGAACGGGTCGGATGTGGTTATTCTGACGCAACCGGATCAAATTGATGCGGTATACGAGACTGCTGACCACACTCGCTCGCTAGATCCGACTTTTAACGGTTCGCTAGTAGCTAAGGGCATGATGCGATACGTGGGTCTACTAAAGCCCGTCACAATTACCGACAATACTGACCACCGCAGGGGTCGCAGAGAACTTGCCCGTGGCTTCAATACAGACCACATGAGAACAGTGGTGCGGGATGCAGCAGAAAAACACCTGCAAACGCAGTTGCAGGACGTTGACCCTGACGAAATCATCAACCTGAGGGGTCCCATGACCTCATATGTTGCTGATGTGGTAACGCAGGTTGTGGGGCTTTCGCCCAGAGCAGCGCGCACGCTGGGCCGCAATGCCGAAGCGTTCGGAGACATGACATGGGACACCCAAAAACATGCCAGCGGCGTAGTAAACCTGGGGCAAACCGCCCTTCAGTCTGCGATTGCCACCATGAGACACGGTTCAAGCCCCGACAGCATGATTGCAACCATGATAGACAAAGGTGTCCGGCGTGACCGCGTGATCACGCACGCCCTGACGGCTGCCAGCGGAGGCATGGCTACCCGCGACACGCTGACCAACCTAGTAGAGCTTATCCACTACCACGAAGAAGACGGAGCCGAAGCTTGGCAAGCCCTGGGCGACCCCGAGCAAAGCATGCAAGTGGTCGAAAGCCGGCTGCCTGATGCGTCGTCGCTGGTGGCATGGGTGGTACGGGGAGGCGAACCCGTAACTCTCGGCGGCATTGACTTTAAAAAGGGCCAAACTTTCTTAACCGTAACCGGCTCAGGCAATCAAGATCAAGAGCGGGCCCTCGAAGACAAGTACCCGTTTGGCAAAGGGCCTCATACTTGCATAGGATCACACCTGGGCCGTTTGGTTATAGCAACTGGCGCAGAGATACTAGCCACCACTTTTCCAAACATGACACGAGGTTCTGATGCCGCTCCAAAAGGTCGGGCCAACGCAGCCTTTCGCTGGCCAGAAGCATTGCCCGTAAAGCTAGGCGCCAAGGCGTAGCCACAAAGATAGTCACGGCGCTAGTGTAAGTATTGCTATATTTTAATGATTATTTAATAATATGCACCCAGACAGTAAACAAAGCGAGTAAAAGACAGAGATGGCCGCCGAGCTGCCAAGTCCACCAGAATCATCCCTGGATGACGTAACTGTGTTTATGCCCGTCGGTGGGCGGGGCACACGAGCACAAGAAGTTACCGGGAATGCCCCCAAGCATTTAATAAAACTTGGCAATGGTCAGGCCGTATTAGATATAGCATGTCGAGGTTTGCAGCGAGCTGGTTTCCGCAATTTTGTCTTTTGCGTGGGGTATCACAAGGATAAAATCAAAGACCATATTGCTTCAGAGACCTGGATCGACACTGAAGGAGTAGACTACAACTTTTCCGAAGAAGACGAAGAAGCGCTGATTGGACCCGAAAGAGCCGTCCTACGGGCAATAGGTACACTGGGGTTGGAAGGCAACGGCCTGATCGTTCCGGGTGACATGTTGCTACCATGGAAGGGCATAGCCGCAATGAGCAGGCGCCACGCCGAGCGAGGCACAGACATAACAATAGGCGTGACAAGTCACCCTGCGGCATACTCCGCACACTTTGGCAGATTGGTAGTAGACCACTCTGACAGACTTTTATGGTGCCGCGACAAACCAGCCACCGCAGCAGACACGTTGCCAGGTAGCAGAAATTTTACCAGTGCGACAGCACTAGCCATGGACACCAGCCGCTTTGTAGAGATATGCAATCGCCTGGAAGCACAGGCACCCATCCCAACGGGATCAGTAGATCTGCGTGACCGGTTGCTAGCAGCGGCCATTGGATCCCCCGAATTTACCATTGAGGCCTATGACACCAAGGGGTTGGTAATTGATATCGGAACAAAGGACACCATCCAACACGCCAAAGAAAATTGGGCGCAATATGTCTAACGACCCAAGTTAAGACTATTGCGCTGGGTCGGCAGGGGGCTCAGTCGGCGGTTCGGTGGGTGGTTCTGTAGGTTCTGGTGTTGCGGGAGGTGGTTCCTCTGGGGGTGGGGACGGTGGAGGCGTTGCGGGAGGTGTGACTTGTGGTGTAACTGGTTGAGCGGGCGGGGTGGGGGTGACCGGAGTACTGACAGGTGTACTTCTGGGTTGACGTGGGGCAGGCGCCGGGGCAGGAGACGTGCCGCTCGGGGCAGGCTGCTCGGCCGGATCCGGAGTAGTGGTCGTCGCTTGTGGCTGAGGCTCTTCTGTCTGCACGGACAATGTCTGCTGGCTATCCGAAGCTGTATTGCGCTTAGGCTGTTTGGTTGGCTTGGGGTCATCCGAAAACAGGGCAAACACGCCACCAACACCAGCCAGAAGTACCAGACACGCCGCACCACCCGCGAACCACAGTCGTCGATTGTTACCAGTGGCTTCAATCAGCGTGGGCACAGGATCACGGACATATTCCCTCTGACCTATGGCATGTTTCTGGCCATGCACATGATACGCTTCACCCAGCCTCAGCCCTCGTACCATCTGTATGTTTTGGCTGAGACACAGCTGCAGATCATCTGCAGTTTTAAAGACAAGCTGAATATAATCGTGGCCGGGCCGATACCTCCGGCTCACCAAAACACCCTTGAACTCTTTTATATGATCCGCTGCTGCGTGCATGCACCCCTCTTTGGCCTTTATCATACTATTTACGAAGGTGTTTGAGCAATTGCGATTGATGCTGTATATAAAATAGCCATGCCCGACACGGGTAACATTGAGATAGCAGTAAGTCTCCGTATTGCTATACTGGTAACGACTTTAGTACAAGGAGATGCTCTATGGGAGAGATAGTAAAATACCGTACGTTTACGGTATACGACGGACAGTCTATGCAACTTGATGGAACGTTGAGTACTGACAAACGTGATACGCCGCTAGATATCTGGAGTACAGGCGACGGGGATGTTCCGGCCGACACGGCCGAACAAGCACGTGCAGCCTGGGAAAAGGGCGAAGTACTTGTGACAAATTACGGCAATGTTAACTCTCTTGTTGTTCCAGTCGAGCCACTGACCCTCGTAGCTGTCGAACAGGCTATCCGACGCTTCCGCCCAGACGCCACCACCGTTGATCTATCAGACCTTCAGCAAGACATGGAGTAGGCAGAACCAACGACCTATTCAGGCTGCTGTAAGCATAAGCCTCATTGCCGACTTAGCTATTTGGACTTATAGTTAGGCCATGAATAAAACACCTTTAGACCAACGTGGAGTTGGCCATATAGTAATGATTGTTGGGATAGTAGTGGTTGCGGTGATTGGGTTGGCAGGTTACCGGGTCCTAACCAATAAAAAGACTGCCTCCACAGACAATAAGCAAGCAGAGACCAGCCAAGCTAGCACAGCTACTGCTTGGTCGACGGATTCGACTATCACATGGGAGGCAACTGGCCAGGGCTCATGGATATCTTTGCCCTACGACGCCAAGGTGCCGGCCTGTCCTGATCCTTTGCAACTAGAACTGCCAACCACCGACATAAGCAAGGCCACTTCTCTGCTGTATCCAGGCCAAACCAGGAGCGGCACGTTTGAGGGCAAGGGCGGTAACTACAAGCCACATGGTGGGTTTCGGTTCGACAAGAATGCAGACAACACTATTGCGGTTGTCATGCCCTTTAATGGATCAGTCTTCCGGGGCAATCGCGTTTTGGTAGATGGCGAAATCCAATACAGTTTTGACATAGCCAATGCCTGCGGCATGATGATCAGGCTGGGGCACTTGCGCGACCTGACGCCAGAATTCCAGGCTATTGCCGATAAGTTTGCGCCTGCCACAGAGGGGGATTCCAGAACCACAAAAGTCACTCCACTCGTACCGTTCAAGACTGGCGACAAGATCGCCACAGCTGTCGGGTTCAGGAACACCAAGAACGTAGGCTTTGACTACGGCGTGTACAACCTGCGCGAAGACAATGAGGCTTCCAAAGATGCCGCCTACAAAGCTGCACACGCTGACACTGCCGAGCTATCGTTCCATGCCTTGTGTTGGCTTGACTTGCTCAACCCTAAAGATAAAAACGCCGTAAAGGCACTGCCCGCCGCCGACCAACTAAGCGGCAAGAAGAGTGATTACTGTAAATAGGCCGAAGCCAGATAGGCGTTCTGTTATGTGTCTCTGTGAAGGAAATCAACAATCCGGTCGAAGGCTTTCTGGCCGTCAGTAGTATCCAGATTGAACTGGTACTCATGCGGTAGCCCTGGCTGGTGGTCGGACGCATAGAACAGACTGTCAACCGTAACACCCAGTGACTCTAATTTATCGGCGAGCGGTTTTGATTGGGCGTCAGTCAGGGGGTCGTCATTGCCTCCTGTTATAAACGTTGCCGGAAAATCTTTTGTGACGTGGTAATAGGGCGACATCTGCCTGATACGTGGGCTGCCGAAGTCATGCGTACCGGCATACGACCACACTGTCACGTCGTCGCCCCAGCCGACAATCTTGGGCAGGGTGGGGGTGGGGTTAGCCAAGCCTTCCATTTTGTAGATGCCGCAGTTAAGTACCACTCCTCGTAGCTGTGATGCCTTGAGCGCTGGCGTTAAGCCTACTTCTTGCGCATACGCAGGGTTTGTAATGAGCGTCGCCATCTGCGCAGATAGTTGCGCACCAGCCGAGTCACCTGCCAAATAAATTTTGGTAGTGTCTACATAAAACCGTTCGGCGTTTTCCTGAATATACTTATGTGCCTGGTTGAGCTGGTGAATCTGCGTGGGGTAGGATCGCCCAGGTGCCAGCGAATAATTGAGCGATACAACAGTAAAGCCCTTGCTTGCCAAAAGCCGAAAATACGGCTCTGTGTTGGTTTTGTCACCAGACAGCCAGCCACCCCCATGTGTCCACACGACTGTTGGCAAGTGCGCACCGTTGACAGTTTTGACGGGGTAGTACACGTCCAGATAGGCGGCTTTGTCTGAACGGCTATATTGTTGGTCTGCTAGCTTAGATATGCCCGGTGGTGCGTGTTTCTGAAGCGCCTGTTTGGTTTTGGCGCCACCATCATCGAATACCGCACGAATCACGAGGGCACCAGGCCATGGACTCAGCCGAAAAGCCAAAAGCACTGACACGGCCAGCACCAGAAAACCGCCCGCCCCCCAACGCACACCGGCACGACGATAGAATGGTATTTTTGGAGTAGCGTGTTTTTTTGTTTTTTGTGTCATGAATCTATAATCTTTGATACATAAATACTACCCGTAAGTGTATCATGTTGGGCTGCCTATCTTCTTCGATTAAGCCTTTGCGTTACTGTATTTTTTATTTGGGTCACGTGCTGTAGACTACATTTTAATGTCCACATTTAGCCAGAATAGGGAACAACTTGAGCGGTACAATAGTTCTGAAGAGTTCCTTTTTGTAGGCGCACGAACAAGCAATATAGAAACGCTCGTGCCACGCACGCCCAGTACCATGGCTAGACTGGAAAATGGAGAAATGCTGCCCCCGACCAAGGCTGTATTTGCAACTGAACATCTAGACGTAGCTATCTTTGCTGCTGCCGTCTGGAGCCGAGACGGCTGGTCTGGCTGGCATACCTATGACGATGACCAACGTATACCCCACGAGTTCTACGCAGCGCCTGTGGTACTTCGCGATGCACTGCTAGGAGACGGCGGCAGCGTATACGTGGTAGAAAAAAACGCACTTCGAACCCTACCCACTACTAGGCCAATATACTTCGGAGCAAGAAGTCAAACCCGTACGGGAGTATTCAGTCACCATTCACGACATGCGCTGGCATATTGTAAACTCCGTATACCTCAGGCCACTTGGTCCCGATCGCAATACGTCTGGTTTTGGTCCCCGGCCAGAGGGCCCGGGTATTAACATCGACCTTGAATTATTAAATATACCGGACCGCGACCCACGCGAGCGACTGCGCGAACGGCTGGCCAAGATAGGCTTTACTAATGCGAGCGATTACTGGTCCTCGTTCGATAGTTAGGAAAATTAATAAAGTATGCCGCCCCCTCCTGTCACTCACAACAACAGACGTAGACAACTCTCTCAACTTAAGCCTAAGGCCAGGTAATGGGCTTTTTGATCCTTTGGCAGGCGTTCTATGGCGTTGCGCAAAAGGGGACGAGGCATAGACTTAGCATGTTTATCTAGAAAACTTAGTAACTTTTTGGGGTCATGTTTGCCAGCTTCACGTAACACCCAGCCCGCGGCTTTTTGGGTAAGGGTTTCTTTTTCGTTTACCAGCAATTCGGCAATTTTAAAAGCGTCTTCCACATCGTCCTGCTTCATAATGAAATAAAAGGTTGCCACTGCGGCCGTGCGCCGCTGGTTCATATCCTTGGAGCGCGCCAATTTATATAGGATGTCGCGGGGCTTATCAGACAAGTAGCCACCAACAACATAGATAGCACTGCGATCCACCAGGTCCCAGGTATTAATAAGGTCGTGACGTTCTATGTATAGGTCGAACAGCTCTTTCTTGCGCTCGGACGAAGTCTTTTTGCTGCGCGCCTGAAAATCCATGATGCTCACCGCGCCAACCCGAGCTTCATGGGCTGGACTGGCAAGCAGCTTTTTTACCTCAGTCAGTGACATATCTATGTTTTCCTTGGCAAGCGCAAAGATGCTGCCCATGCGTATACCCGCTGGAGTACGAAGAGATTCTAAGCTATCTATGAATTGTACAGCCGTTACTGACGTGGACATGCCTTCATTATATCCTAGGCCTCTCCGCACCCCGACATCCTATCTGAACCATAGGGTATAATGACGTCTATGAAGAAGCGTGTGAGGACCATGCGGCGGGCAATTCGAGTAATTCCGCTGCCTATAATTATCTTGGCGGCTGGTGCACTAGTGGCAGGAGCTATCCTGCTGGCACCAAAACCAAAGGCCACCAGCACTACAAGTCAGCAGCCTGTTCCCACACTGGCAGATGTCAGTAATTGCAGTACGTCACAGAACCAGTTCAAGTGTTTTGCCGATTATTTCACAGCCAAAACCAAGGCAACCGAGGCACTGGAGGCTATCAAAGACCTGAAGCAACTATACGAAACCGATGCCTTTGTGAAGAGCCAGTGCCACCAGTTCACCCATGCCATCGGCCACGAGGCGTATTACAAATACGGCACGCTCGCCGGTGCATACACAAAAGGAGATAGCTTCTGCTGGTCAGGCTACTACCACGGCATCACCGAGCAAGCAATTGGCGAACTTGGGCCCGAACGCATGCGCAAAGAAGCCAACCAAGTCTGCGAGGAATTAGCAAAGAAGCAGAAATATTCGTTCGACCACTATAACTGTGCACATGGCCTAGGCCACGGCTTTATGACTGTCGAAAGTTTTGATTTATTCAAGGCACTCAAGACCTGCGACTTACTGCGTGACGAATGGGAGAGAAAGTCATGCTACGGTGGTGTCTTTATGGAGAACGTCATGGTGGCCGTCCGCGAAAGCGGTCAGAGCAAATACCTGCGACCCGCAGAACCCATGTACCCATGCACTGCTGTCGAAAAGGTCTATAAAGAGCAGTGCTATCTCATGCAAACTTCCTACGCCCTGCAACAAACCAGTTATGATTTTGGCCGGGTAGCCAAACTGTGCCAGGACCTGCCTGACACCGACTTTGTTTCTACCTGCTACCAAAGCCTGGGCCGCGATGCCTCGGGGAGCACCGTGAGTGACATCCCTAAGACAAAAGAAAACTGCGAGAAAGCGCTTGATGGCGTGGGGCTCGAGCCCTGTGTACTGGGCGCAGTCAGAGACTTTATATCCTTCCATCACAGCGACACCCAGGCCAAAGAACTCTGCAATGCATTCGACCAAGCTCTTGCCGCGCGTTGCCTAGAAGAAGTAAAAACGTATTATGCAACATTCTAATCAGGAGACCCCATGCCCAAGTCACGTAAACTTACCCTTGCCAGTAGTATTGTTGCGGTTGCCCTCATTGGCGGGGCAGTATACTTGCGAGCTAGCTCGGCACAGCAGCATCCCCAGACCAAGGCCACAACGACTACTACCGAGAAAAAGCCTGAGCCAAAGGCCTTTACCCCACAAGAGCTGGCAGCCAACGACGGCAAGCAAGACCACAAGTGTTACGTCGCCATAGAGGGCAAGGTCTACGAGATAGATCAGGGTCGCCTTTGGAAAAACGGTGAACATGTGACCTCCCAAGGGCAAGCTCATTGTGGCCTGGATCTTACCGAAGCTATAAAGAAATCACCCCACGGAAAGTCTAAGCTACAAGGCCTGAGTGAAATTGGCACCTTGCAACATAAAAAATAGCCTCAACCAGCAAGGACATGGTGTACCGGCTATCAATGCCCTGACGGACGTCTGTTATTTTAGGTAAATTTAACTTTTTATAATTATTTAACGATAAGTTAACGATATATTTTAAGGTGAACCACCCCTGTAATCAGCATTACAGCACCCTGGAGTGCGGTTTGCAGGTGATTAACTGATCTAAAATGTATCTTTCTAGTATTTGATTTAAGTAGTAGGATGGATATGTCAGAGAGAGACATATCACTTTAGTATTCTAAAAATATTCTTTGGGGGTTTGGGATGATAGGAAAAACATTTAGTCTAACCGAAGCGGGCATGCATAAACTACAGCAGCAGCACGTAAATCTTTTGTCAAACCGAGAGCGTATTTTAGAAGACCTAAAAACGGCACGCGGATTTGGTGACCTAAACGAAAACTCCGAATATCTTTCGGCCAGACTGGCATTGGAGCGAGTTCAAAGCCAGCTCGATGAGGTTGAAAACATCATTAAGAACGCTCAGATCATAAGCCAATCGATCACTGCCAAGCAGGTGAGCGTGGGGTCTGTAATTGGGTTGCGGCAGGGGGATGGCAGGCTTAAACAACTGCAACTCGTGAGCACTATCGAGGCCGACCCTCTGAATAACAAGATCTCTGACGAGTCTCCGCTGGGTCAAGCGCTGCTGGGTAAGGTTCATGGCGACGAAGTAACCATCCAGACGCCTGCTGCAGCTACCGCCTACACAATAGTCAGTATTGCCTAAAAATGTACGCTATACTTACACCGTAAACCACTATAGGGGGTGGTGCACTACTGTTCCTATGCGAGTCATCATGGCTCGCTCGTTTAATTACCTTAACTTGCTTCAACATGAAAAAGACTAACTTACTGGCCCAGCGCCAGTACCACAGGTTTATAGTATTCTATCGCCAACACACAGGCAGTGATTGGCAGCATTTTTTGGTCAATAGCTCTATGCTTGCGACAGCCCTGGCGTTCTTGGTAGTAATGCTAGTGTACGGTGTAGTGTTTTTGACAACCGGCAGCTCTTATGCCGGGGCAAGGGCTTTGGACTTTGGCGCGGCAAAAGTTGTGGTGACAGTTCTTTATATACTAGACAGCAAAAAGCGTATTAGTTTTGGTGGACCGGCATTGATTATATTCTATCTCTTATTTGTAATAGCGCTGGTGGCCCATGCCGGGATAGATGCTGCCGTTCTGTTGGCATTGTTTGCAGTCACGCTGCTAACCGGGCTGTTATACGGCCTATGGTGCTCGTTGGTGCCTGCCTCTGTCGGAGGGATAGTCCTGTTAATATGCTTTGCCGTCAAGCTACAGGACGCGGTGTACTTGGCACAAGCGAACCATCAGCCGACCAACTTGGGTACACTGCTGCTACACATAGTAGGGTTTTATGTCACTGGCTTGCTGGCAGGGGCCTGGCATGACCACTACATAAAGCGGCCGAGCAACCTGCGGGCGCCTCAGGCAGGCTCAATCGGCCTGCCCACTTTATTCACACACGACCTGACTATCGACGCACGCAAGCGTCATGTCAGGCGAGGCAATACCACCATCGCCCTGCGCCGTAAGGAGTACGATATTTTAGAATATCTGGTTACGAACAAGGGACAGGTCATGACCAAAACTATGATCTTTGAAAGTATATGGAGCAAGGGCTCGCAGCCTGACAGTCTGGGCGTGCATATCAAACATCTGCGCGACAAGGTCGACAAACCATTTGACGTACAACTCATAGAAACTCTGCACGGGGTTGGATATGTTGCCAAAGACTTGCCGCACTACGCCAAGAGCAAGCCAAGAAAGGCGCTTAGACCGTAGGGTACTTTTGGGAACCTTCTGTTTCTAGTAGTACGTCTTCTTTTTGGTCCTCGGGCTTGAGGATTTGATCGACCATGCGATCAAGCGCATCGTTAGTCAGGTTAGCTTTTACGACATAGCCCTCGATACCTTGCTGGCGCAGACCAGCCGGTGCGTCAGCCTCGTTGAGGTTGGAAATAATCAGGACCTTGATTTTCTTGCCCCACTCACTGGCTCGAATAGCAGCCAGGATTTGATCGCCAGCAATCTTTGGCACCATCAAGTCCAAGAGCACCAGCTGGGGTAGCTCCTTTTTTATGACCACCAGGGCTTCCTGGCCGTCATAGGCCACAAAACATTGGTAGCCCATGGCTTCTAGGCGCACTTTGTAAATTTCTGCCAGTTCGGCCTTGTCCTCGACAATAACAACCTTTAGGGTCTGTAGGTTTTCATTCATGACCTCATTTTAGTCCACGCAAGGTGGTTTTGCTACGCAAGCACTTAGAAGCTGCCTACGTCTAACACTTCACCCAACAAAACCGCTGGGGGCACAGTACTAATCCGTCGAGCGGTGGGCTCAGACAAATCAACCCCATCTATGATGGTGGTGAGCTGTTCGCCGCCCCGTTGGTTGAGCAAGTCAATAGCGCGGTTGTGACGATTGAGCAGGTCGGTGCATTCGCGCTTTGCAAGCTCGTCTGGTCCCATGACTAGCAGCTCTTTCACAGCCCGAGCCTCACGTAGAAGCATGGCATCATACAAGCCACGTTGATCGGGCGGCTTAGCCGCTGCAGCCAACATACTGGTACGCCACCGAGGCTCGTGACGATCCGTGCCTCTGTCTAGCCGCGGTCGATTATGCACGGCCCAGTGTATCAGCACCCCAAACCGAGAGGGTAGGCAATGCCGCAGCGCAAACTGATCTGGTCCCATGGTGGAAACTTCCGGATCCTCGCGCACTTTGCCAAAAGCGCTGTGAATGGCCTCCATCTCTTCCCAAGTGGTGCTAGATGTTTCGCCAATCTTTACACCACAGACTTTTTCGTAACGATCTTCTATCTGCTGGCGGGTGGGCAGCTCAAAGTCAGGGTCGCTCAACAAGCGCACAGCATCGGTCTGCGCCAGCCACCAGAAATGATAGACACCCGCTACTTGTCCAGCGATGTTTGCGGGCGACTTGGTATGGTGCTTGGGCAGCTCATCTGTGCGTACCGCCGCCACAATGTCCTGAGAACCGATGACCTCGTAATCGGGATAGATACCTCGGGCTAACAGCTCCATGGCGCCCAGCACCTGGGCATTGAACTGGTCGTACTGCCGGCCGCTAGACACAACGAAGGATCCGGCCAGCAGCTCCTTCATGTACCCCCAATACTCATGGTCAAATATTTCGTTATCCTCGCAGCCCTCTGGCCGAGGAAACGCATCGCCGTACTGATAACCTCCTGGACCTGTTGTGAGTTTGTCTTGTGGGGCATGCAAATACTCCCCCTGCGCATTCTCTGTTGTCATAAACCGCCCTTTTAAGCGAAATAAAAAACGGCCAAACCGCAATGGTCGTTTACTTCGCAATTTTAATTAATGCCCAAAAATTGTAACAAAAAGCCGCCCAAGCACAAACAGTTTAGTAACCACTACTTTCGAAATTGCAAAAGTACTGGTTACTGGGCTGCCTCATATCTTTGTCTGTATCACTCCTAGGGAGTGAGTCAAAGGTAGAGGCAGCCCGTGGCTAGGGGGTGGATGAGTGGCGGCTGTTCGGGTCGCAGTTGGGATAGTCGTCGAAGACGTCTTGCTCGTCCGTGAACGGATGGCTGCCGCCGAGATCCTCGTAGCGAGTCGTGAAGGCACCGTTGTCGAACTTGTAGCGCACGATGTACATGCAGTCCTCGCCGAAGTGGCCGTCGAAGAAGTTCCCAGTAGGAACAATTCGAGTAGCCTCATAGCCACGAGCTTCGGCCAGCGCGGTGACCTGGTCTCTTTCTGCGGCGTGCATATCGGCAACGTGCAGCTCGACGGGGAGCCAGACGAGGAAGCAAAACGACAGCGCAGCGCAGACGCCCAACGCCACCGTCGGTGCCGTGGTGCGGCCGTCGAAGACGATGCACAGCAGGCACGCAACCGCCAAGACGACTGTCGTGACAATGCCGATCCACAACCAGCCGGCATGAAAAGCCGAATAATCGCTCAGTAGGGCACTGAGCATTGTTCTCACCTCCAGGGGTGTGGTTCTGTCAAAGAACTAATGTAGATTATACAGTGAAAATCAATACTTGTCAATAGCTCCACCTCTGTTTGACTAAGGGATATGCGTGCCAAGTAGGCCATCGCCAGGGGGTATGTACAGACTGCTCGCACAGTAGCGGTCGTTGTAGTGTTGCAAAGTTGTCTCTGGCGTATCGAGTGCTAGCGGACCGTTTATTCCCATAACCGCTAAAAGCTCACCGCCAAGCTCAATTGCGCTGTGGGCAACGACCAGACCAATAGGAGCCTCGTCCCTTTCGTGCGCAGCCACCACGACATGGCTCCCGGACGGCGTATGTGTATCGTAGGCATACTTATGCGAAATAGGCTCCGCATAACTCTTTAGCTGGTAGGCATCTGCAGACGACCAATACTCGAGCGCAATATCGCCTCGAATCCATCCCGCAAAACTATGACAGTTCTGGGTGTCTTTTTGTGTGAATGGCTCAACCCGATTCCTGCCAAAGTAGTTCATCATTCGTCGAGCCATGTGACCCTCTACCATGAATTCGCGTATCTCCGTGTCCGCAGGATTGTAGGAAAGCTCCGAAGGCTGAAAGCGACCCTTTTCCCACAGTTCCGTTTCGCCTAGTGCCATACCAACCACATGATTGAAAGCGACAGTACGTGGTGCGCGATCACCCCGAATCCACTTATTAGGATGAGTAAAGAACGTCATATTTTCAACCGCCATAAAGAAACCCCATCCTTTAATTTTTGACAGCAAAAATAGTCGCCCCGCGTGTGGAACGCACCTAAGCCAAAAATAAATCCCTGTTAATTAACAGGGATTAAAAATCATATTTCGCAGAAATACCCATACATTAGACCATGACCAACTTTGGGTAGTCGTTAAAATTCTCTCAAGTTTTTGACTTTTTAAAATTTGCGCTTAAATTGCGTCACTGCGATGCAAATTGGCAACAGCTCGTTCTACAATAATTTCGTTCATAACATCGCCAGGAGACTTACCTTCGTTACGAGCCCG is drawn from Verrucomicrobiia bacterium and contains these coding sequences:
- a CDS encoding GreA/GreB family elongation factor; the protein is MIGKTFSLTEAGMHKLQQQHVNLLSNRERILEDLKTARGFGDLNENSEYLSARLALERVQSQLDEVENIIKNAQIISQSITAKQVSVGSVIGLRQGDGRLKQLQLVSTIEADPLNNKISDESPLGQALLGKVHGDEVTIQTPAAATAYTIVSIA
- a CDS encoding alpha/beta hydrolase; translation: MTQKTKKHATPKIPFYRRAGVRWGAGGFLVLAVSVLLAFRLSPWPGALVIRAVFDDGGAKTKQALQKHAPPGISKLADQQYSRSDKAAYLDVYYPVKTVNGAHLPTVVWTHGGGWLSGDKTNTEPYFRLLASKGFTVVSLNYSLAPGRSYPTQIHQLNQAHKYIQENAERFYVDTTKIYLAGDSAGAQLSAQMATLITNPAYAQEVGLTPALKASQLRGVVLNCGIYKMEGLANPTPTLPKIVGWGDDVTVWSYAGTHDFGSPRIRQMSPYYHVTKDFPATFITGGNDDPLTDAQSKPLADKLESLGVTVDSLFYASDHQPGLPHEYQFNLDTTDGQKAFDRIVDFLHRDT
- a CDS encoding response regulator translates to MNENLQTLKVVIVEDKAELAEIYKVRLEAMGYQCFVAYDGQEALVVIKKELPQLVLLDLMVPKIAGDQILAAIRASEWGKKIKVLIISNLNEADAPAGLRQQGIEGYVVKANLTNDALDRMVDQILKPEDQKEDVLLETEGSQKYPTV
- a CDS encoding cytochrome b5 domain-containing protein; translated protein: MPKSRKLTLASSIVAVALIGGAVYLRASSAQQHPQTKATTTTTEKKPEPKAFTPQELAANDGKQDHKCYVAIEGKVYEIDQGRLWKNGEHVTSQGQAHCGLDLTEAIKKSPHGKSKLQGLSEIGTLQHKK
- a CDS encoding winged helix-turn-helix domain-containing protein yields the protein MKKTNLLAQRQYHRFIVFYRQHTGSDWQHFLVNSSMLATALAFLVVMLVYGVVFLTTGSSYAGARALDFGAAKVVVTVLYILDSKKRISFGGPALIIFYLLFVIALVAHAGIDAAVLLALFAVTLLTGLLYGLWCSLVPASVGGIVLLICFAVKLQDAVYLAQANHQPTNLGTLLLHIVGFYVTGLLAGAWHDHYIKRPSNLRAPQAGSIGLPTLFTHDLTIDARKRHVRRGNTTIALRRKEYDILEYLVTNKGQVMTKTMIFESIWSKGSQPDSLGVHIKHLRDKVDKPFDVQLIETLHGVGYVAKDLPHYAKSKPRKALRP
- a CDS encoding DNA alkylation repair protein, with protein sequence MSTSVTAVQFIDSLESLRTPAGIRMGSIFALAKENIDMSLTEVKKLLASPAHEARVGAVSIMDFQARSKKTSSERKKELFDLYIERHDLINTWDLVDRSAIYVVGGYLSDKPRDILYKLARSKDMNQRRTAAVATFYFIMKQDDVEDAFKIAELLVNEKETLTQKAAGWVLREAGKHDPKKLLSFLDKHAKSMPRPLLRNAIERLPKDQKAHYLALGLS
- a CDS encoding cytochrome P450, which codes for MVTEVLSDPGAYASRVEEGVPLRSLSGWYAAPFVDPLMGKNGSDVVILTQPDQIDAVYETADHTRSLDPTFNGSLVAKGMMRYVGLLKPVTITDNTDHRRGRRELARGFNTDHMRTVVRDAAEKHLQTQLQDVDPDEIINLRGPMTSYVADVVTQVVGLSPRAARTLGRNAEAFGDMTWDTQKHASGVVNLGQTALQSAIATMRHGSSPDSMIATMIDKGVRRDRVITHALTAASGGMATRDTLTNLVELIHYHEEDGAEAWQALGDPEQSMQVVESRLPDASSLVAWVVRGGEPVTLGGIDFKKGQTFLTVTGSGNQDQERALEDKYPFGKGPHTCIGSHLGRLVIATGAEILATTFPNMTRGSDAAPKGRANAAFRWPEALPVKLGAKA
- a CDS encoding NDP-sugar synthase, with amino-acid sequence MAAELPSPPESSLDDVTVFMPVGGRGTRAQEVTGNAPKHLIKLGNGQAVLDIACRGLQRAGFRNFVFCVGYHKDKIKDHIASETWIDTEGVDYNFSEEDEEALIGPERAVLRAIGTLGLEGNGLIVPGDMLLPWKGIAAMSRRHAERGTDITIGVTSHPAAYSAHFGRLVVDHSDRLLWCRDKPATAADTLPGSRNFTSATALAMDTSRFVEICNRLEAQAPIPTGSVDLRDRLLAAAIGSPEFTIEAYDTKGLVIDIGTKDTIQHAKENWAQYV